The sequence AGTGCTCAGGAAGCCTGTGCGCTATATGGTCCCATCGCCCGCTTCTGCGATATCTCACCTACTGGCACGGTGCAGACCTTAAGCCTTGTTACCCGCGAACCACATGCCATATCGGACAGGCTGCCGCGCCAACTGAGCGATCGGCAATGGCAGGCCATTATGGCGCCGTCGGAACATCAGGTGCTGGAGCGCTATATGGCGCACCTGCGCTCACATCACCCGCACTGGCAGGACGACGATGAGCGCTTGCTGGTCTTTACGCGTCAGCAAACGGAACAGGCCCGGCTTAACGGTTTTAACAACGATCGGGACATTGTGCGCTGGCTGGCGCTGGCGACCGAACTGGCCCCTGATTTTATCCTGCAACCCTGGGCGCAGCGCATTATGGTGCAGCCGGAAAATATCGGCACGCAAAACCGTATGGATCGTTTGTATCAGGCGGCGGTTGGCCAACTGGATAAAGCATAAAAAGGATGCAATTTCATGAGTGAAAATAAACAGGCGACGTTGCTCTCCAGTGAGGCGGCCGCAAGCCGCAACTTTAGCACGGATAGAAAAATCTCCGGCGGCTGCGTCGAATGCGGCTGCGAAGTGCTGATTCACTACCATTACGATTCCGGCAAGCCGGTTCCCAATGCGCCATTTGTCCTTATCGACAGCAATAAAACCGAGATTCATGGGCAAACCGATGCCAATGGCCTCTGTTTTATCTATGACATGGGCTGCAACGCTTTTGAGCTGATGCTGGAAGAGGGATCGGATGAGTTCAAACCGCAGGAAACCATTCAAAACAACCCGGTTTTACAGTCTAATCCCGTCTACGCCGCGCTGGCCGGCGAGTATTTCACCCTGTTCCTTCTCCTGCGCAAGCAGGGATTGGTCACCTATGACGCCGATGATAGCAGCGACCGGCACGTGGATGTGGACGGCGCAGGGTTATTAACGTCAATACCGGACGAATACTATAAGTCCTACAAGCGGTTCTGGGAGTTGGATGAACAGATTAACCACGGCAGCCGTCAACTGAAGCAGGCTATCAACAAAATCCATCATAGCCTGGCGGCAGAGGTAGCGGATACGGGAGAGGATGATAATGCCGCGCTCATGATGTTTTGTGAAGTCATCCTGGGATGTACCCCGGTGGTAGGACAGGCGCTGGACGTTTATTCCATCGGCGACTGGTGCTGGCGAACCTATAAAAAGCCCGCCCTTATGGATGAACAGTTGCATCTGGCGGATGGCGTGCTGTGCGTAATCGGCGTGGTTCCAGGATTAGGGGATGCGCTCAAGGTATGCGGCCGGGCCATCCTGAAGGCGTTGAAAAATTCATCATCGCCCGAGGCGGTGCGGTTTGCCATCAAAACCATCCGTAACCTGTCGGACGGCAATCTGGTGAAAGGCGTCGCCAAACTGCGTGGCTTACTGCAAGAGTATGGTCAGAAAGGCAAAGCGATGCTGGTGACGATGCGGGAGGC comes from Brenneria nigrifluens DSM 30175 = ATCC 13028 and encodes:
- a CDS encoding DUF4123 domain-containing protein, whose protein sequence is MSVSQSFLDQKSEDDAAWQTRIAQGGCFIVAEAALNDAVPWLAERWGGSLEQTRLYWGETGRIHAAVSPYCIPVHAANWAQVREHILTQDGWGLGMQLAWFMQAYSPLDQLLEVMKHLRNWSLVISPAGEDAIFRISDWLVVSQLLSASSAQEACALYGPIARFCDISPTGTVQTLSLVTREPHAISDRLPRQLSDRQWQAIMAPSEHQVLERYMAHLRSHHPHWQDDDERLLVFTRQQTEQARLNGFNNDRDIVRWLALATELAPDFILQPWAQRIMVQPENIGTQNRMDRLYQAAVGQLDKA